The genomic stretch CACGCCCGGCTGCCTGGGCTCGCGCGCACCTACGTCGCGATCGCGCGCCTGCCCGAGCCGATCCCGTGGAGCCGCGCCGACGATCTGATCCGGTTCGTGTTCCTGATCCTGACACCGGCCGAGACGCCGCTCGAGCAGAACCGCGCGCTGATGCGCGTCGCGCAGCTGGTGCGCGACGAGCTCCTGTTCGCGCGGCTCGACGAGGCGCCGTCGCCCGAGGCCCTGCTCGAGGTGGTCCGGGCCGCCGACGTCGTGGCGTGAGCGCGCGCGGGCCTCGGCGACGCCGCCAGGACGTCAGCGGGTCGAGCTCGGTCCCGCTCAGCCGACGGTCATGCGGCCGCCGTCGCGCAGGGCCTGGGGCACCAGCGACGACGGCTCGGTGGTCGACACCAGCCACAGCTGGTGGGCGGCGCGGGTCACGCCGATGTGCAGCAGGTGCCGCGCCCAGTGGACGTCGGGGTAGCTCTGCGCGTTGACCTCGACCATGATGACGTAGTCGAACTCGAGGCCCTTGACCTGGGTGACGTCGGTGATGTCGACGCCGGGCTGGAAGCTGAACTCGTCGCGCTTGACCCGGCGCAGCGCCGGGATCTCGGCGCGGGCCAGGCCGGCGTGGTAGGCGTCGGCCTGCTCGGGGTGACGCGAGATCACGCAGCAGCTCGCGGTCGGCTCGCGCGCCATCAGGTTGCGCAGCGCGTCCGACAGGAACGCGACCGCCTCGCCGATGTCGCCGAACTCGTGCAGCTCGACCGGCTCGCCCGGGCGGGCCGCGAGCGGCTCGTCGGGCGCCAGCTCGGGCCCGAGCACCTCGCGCGCCAGCAGCATGACCTCGGCGGTCGACCGGTACGACAGCTTGAGCGGCCGCACGATCGCCGGCTGCCCGGTCTGGAGCAGCAGGTCGGCCCAGCCGCTGAAGTTGTTGTCGAACACCAGCCGCTGGGCGGTGTCGCCGGCGATCGTGACCGAGCGGTGGTCGGCGCGGCCGTCGGGCGCGTGGACCGCCTCGACCAGCACCTTGATCTCGATCGCGCTGCGGTCCTGGGCCTCGTCGACCGCGACGTGGCTGTACGACAGCTCGTCGCCGTCGGGCGTGAACAGGCCGCCGCGCTTGAGCTGGATCAGGCGCAGGAACAGCGGATCGTCCTCGTCGTCGACCCGGCCGGCCGGATCGTCGTCGTCGACGCCCAGGGTCGAGCCGTCGGCCGCGACCACCGCGACGCCGTCGTCGTCGACCACCGGCTTGGCCGGGGCCGCGATCTGGCGCTTGACCCAGGCCACGACCCGGTCGAGATCGCGCTGGCTGACGTCGGGGACGCCGGCGAACCCGGCGGCGAGCGCGACCGGATCGGTCAGGAGCTCGGCCCAGTCGGTGACGACGTCGTCGGCGCGCTTGCGCCAGCGCTTGAGCATGCCCTCGAGCGCGATCCGCACCGACGGGTCGAGGTGATCGGACTTGCGGACCCAGGTCAGCATCCCCCACAGCCGCGGCACCAGCGCCCGCTTGCCCAGGCGCGCCCACTCCGACAGCACGACGTCGGTGACGCCCGCGACCGCGGCGATGTCGACGGTGATCGTCGCGGTCTGCTGCGCCACCAGGTCGGCCAGCACGCTCAGGAACCGCGGGTGCTTCTTGACCCGCGACACGGTCTCGGGCGGATCGTCGTTGTACTTGATGGGCGTGTCGGGCAAGAGCTTCATGCGCGTCGTGCGCGCCCAGCCGGTGTAGGTCACGACCGGCACGTTGCCGACGCCGAGCGCCGGCAGGACGCCGGCGACGTAGCGGACCAGCGCCGATGACGGCACCACGAACAGCATCGCGTTGGCGCGGAACCGCCGGCTGTCGGCGAAGTTCAGGTACGCGACCCGGTGGAGCGCCACGGTGGTCTTGCCCGACCCGGCGCCGCCCTGGATGACGACGATGCCGCTCTCGGGGTGCGAGATCAGCTCGAACTGCTCCTTGTCGATGAGCGCCGCGATCTCGGGCAGGCCCTTGTCGGCGCGGATCTGCTGGCCGTGGTGGACGCCGAGCTTGCCCTTCTGGCCGCCGGTGGCGACCACCGGCCGCGCGGCCTTGCCCATGCCGCCGTGCAGCACCGGCTGCATCGTGCCGACCGCCTGCTGCCAGGTGCCCCGGGCGTCCTTGATGTACGTGCCCTGGGGCGCGCCGATCCGGCGCAGCGCGCCCTTGTTGATCGACACGTTGCGCCGGGCCTCGACCACGCCGTCGAGGGACCTGCCCGCGAACTCCTCCTCGTAGTCGTCGCCCTCCTCGTACCGGTAGTAGATGCGGCTGACCGGCGCGTTGCGCCAGTCGACGATCTGCACGTTCGAGGTGCGGTCGATGAAGCCGCGCTTGCCGATCATGACGTCGCGGTGCTTGCCGTGCTCGCGCAGGCGGATGTGCGCGAAGTACGGCGACTGCAGGTCGATCGGCAGGGTCCGCGACCCGCCCAGGCGCCCGCGCAGGGCCGCGAGCCGGGTCATCTGCTCGATCAGCGGCGGCAGATCCTCGGACCGGGCCTCGGAGATCTGGTCGCGGAGGGACACGAGGTCGGCGTCGACGTCGTCGGTCGTGGCGCGAGGACCTTCGTCATCGTCCCCGAGCGCAGCGCGGGCCTGGACCTGACCGAGGAGGTGTTCCTCCTCGGCGACGATGGCAGCGGCCGGGCTGCCGGGGGTGACGGCATTCGACATGGGGACCGGGACTCATATCAGAACCCCACGCACGCGCAAGACCGGAAGACCGCGGTCGTGTCCGCGGGGGCCCGGGCCGAGGCGGGGCTCCGCGAGGTCGCCGTCGACGACGACGCGGCTCCGCGAGGTCGCCGGTGACGACGACGCGGCTCCGCGAGGTCGCCGTTGACGACGACCGGGCCGAGCGGGGCTGCTCGAGGTCCGGTGACGACGACCGGGCCGAGCGCGGGGCTGCTCGAGGTCCGGTGACGACGACCGGGCCGAGCGCGGGGCTACTCGAGGTCGCCGTTGACGACGACGTAGCTGGTGGCGGTGCCGACGTTGAGGCTCGACACGCGCAGACCGCCCGGCAGCGCCGGCAGCGGCACCGCCGCCAGCAGCGGGGTGAACGTGCCCATCATGTGCTCGATCATCGCCGGCATCAGGCGCTCGAGGGCCTGGCCCGGGATGCCCGAGACGTCGGCGAGGACGTCGGCGTGGATCGTCGGCGGCGCGATCGTCAAGGTCGCGACGTTGGTGGCGCCGCTGGCGTGCGGCGCGACCTTGACCTCCATGTCGACGTTCATCGCCAGGGTCGTGATCTCGTTGCCCTGGTCGGTCAGGTGGACGATCAGGTCGGGCATCGTGATCCGCAGCGCGCCCTCGGCGCCGGCGGTCAACGTCGGCGGCAAGAGCGCCTCGAGCCGGACCGCGTCGTAGTTGCCGAGGTCCTGAGCCAGGGTCAGGTCGAGGCCGCCCGCGCTCCAGAACGCCGCGAGCAGCTCGTTGAGCGCGTCGTCGGCGACCGCGAGCTGGAACCCGGCGGCGCCGCGCTGGGGCGGCGCCTGGTCGTCGGTGTACAGGAACCCGTGGCTGGCGCCGGCGACGGTGAACGTGCTGTCGAGCACCATCTCGGCGCCGGCGCTGTCGAAGGCGATGCCAGCGGCGGCGACCTCGACGGTCACGCGCTCGCCGAGCACCGGCAGGGTCTGCGGCCCGACCTCGATGCCGGCCACGGTCTGCTCGACCATCGGGCCGATGAACTTCTCCATCGAGCTGGCCAGGACCTTGCCGATCTCGTTGTTGAGGTCGAGCAAGGACAGCACCGCGCCGGGGACGCCCGAGGCCGACAGGTCGAAGCCGGTGAAGGTGACCGTCGACGACGGCAGCGTGACCGCGAACCGGCCGGCGGCGACGTCGACCGCGATCGTGCCGCGGATGCGGGCGGTGGTCGCCCGGATCGTGATGTCGGTGTCGGCGTCGATGCAGGCGGCGGCGTAGCGGGCGTGCAGCGGGATGTAGAGCTGGTGCAGGGTCACGTCGAGCGCCAGGCCGGCGTCGCTGGGGACCAGCGCGATGTCGGCGTGGTCGAGGTCGAGGCCGGGGCGGACCGAGACCTTGCCGTACAGGCAGTCCTCCTGGCCGTTGGTCAGGCCCTTGGCGACGACCGGGTTGTACGGCATCACGAGCGCGCCGAGGTCGGTCGTCGCGACCAGCGCCTCGGCGGTGTCGCCGAGCACGGTGAAGGCCTCGCGCGACAGCTGCATCGCGATGGCGTTGTCGACCTGCGCGCCGGCGGGGCGGAACGCGCCGGTCAGGACGCCGCGGACGTCGTCGGCGTGGCCGCCGTCGGCCGAGGTCGCGGACGTCGCGATCAGGTTGGCGCCGGGGTGGACCGCGACCGTGGCGGTGAACGAGCCGTCGGCGCTGATCTCGGCCGGCGTGCCGTTGACGGTCACCTCGGTGACGTCGGCGCCGGTGACGCTGGGCCCGACGGTGCCGAGCACCACGACCGAGGTGAGGCCGTCGCGCATCGTGCCGCGGGCCGGCGACGTCACCGTCAAGGCCGGAGGCTCGGGGCGGGATCCGACCTCGGTGCCCGTGCAGGCCATGGCGGGGACGAGCGACGCGAGGACGACCAGGCGGCTGCGCATGGGTCCCCTTCACAGCAAGAAGGGCGCCACCTGCCTACATGCTCCCCGCCCTCGCAACCGCCCAGGATTCCGTCTACCGCGGCGCGTCAGAGGTGGTGACTCGGGTGGTCCCTGGGGGTCTGGTCGACGGCAACCCTGCTGGCCACGCGCCGCGTCACGGGATCGGTCGGCTCACAGGAACGACTTCATGTAGTCGGGGTCCTCGACCGCCCGGGCGGCGGCGGTCGCGGCCAGGGGCTTGAACGTGTCGACCATGACCGCGAGCTCATCGGTGCGGGTGGCGCCGATCGACCTCTCGTAGCTGCCCGGGTGGGGCCCGTGGGGGATCCCGGCCGGGTGGTGCGAGATGCTGCCGGGGCCGACCCCGCGGCGCGAGGTGAAGTTGCCGTCGCAGTAGAAGATCAGCTCATCGCACGACGGCGAGCTGTGCGGGTACGGGCACGGGATCGCGTCGGGGTGGAAGTCGACCAGCCGCGGCACGAACGAGCACACGAGCGCGCCCTTGGCGCCGAAGGTGCCGTGCCAGGTCGGCGGCAGGTGCACCGACGACACCCGCGGCTGGAACGCGCGGATCGGGAACACCCACGGGTAGACCGAGCCGTCCCAGCCGACGACGTCGAGCGGCGACGCGTCGACCTCGAAGCCGTGCCAGCGCCCGCCGCGCTTGACCACGAGCTGCCGGATGCCCTCGTCGCGCGGGCCCGCGAACACCGGCCGCTGGAAGTCGCGGTGACAGTAGGGCGCGTCCATGCGCAGCTGGCCGACGCCGTTGCGCCACTGCTTGAGCAGGTGCAGATCGTCGAGCTCGAACCACAGCCAGTGCTGGGGCGCGGCCGTCGGCACCAGCCGGTGCTGGAGCGCGCGCGGGACGCAGACGTAGTCGCCCGCGGTGAACGTGAGATCGCCGAGCGCGGTGACCAGGGTCCCGCCGCCGGCGTGGACGTAGATCAGCGTGTCGCCGTCGGCGTTGGCGACGTAGACCGGGTCGGGCGCGTCGGGGAACGCGACCCCGCACACCAGGTCGGGGTTGTGCAGCACCGGCACGAACGCGTCGATCGGCGCGCCGCCGACCCGGGCGACGCCACCGCTGCGGTAGTGGTGCTTGGCCAGGGCCCGGCCGTCGTCGAGGGTCGGCGCGGTCCAGCCGTGGCTGACCACCGCCGGCTGCTGCAGGTGCGGCCGCCGCAGGTGGTAGAGGATGGTGAACGGCCCGTCGAAGCCGTCGCGGGTGAAGCACTCCTCGTAGCGGAGCGCGCCGTCGGCGCCGCGCAGCGCGATGTGGTGCTTGGCCGGGACCTCGCCGGCGACGATGCGGTCGAGCATGGCGCGCACGATGGCACGTCCGCGGGCACGCCGAAAAGCGAGAAGGCGGGGTATCAGCCCGCCATCTCTCCGACGCTTCGCATTTTCGTTCGCAGTGACTTCGCAGTTACCGTAGTGACTTCGCAGTTACCGTAGTGACTTCGCAGTTACCGTTCGACCGAGTGCGTGCGTGACTTGCCAGGGGGCACTTCCGACTCTCGGTGTTGCCACCGATCGACGCGTGCTGGGACACGACCCAGTTACGTGGTCCCGACCGAGGTCTTGGGACGCTTGGGCTTCACGCCTGGAAACCGAGCCTGGCGCGTGTGTAACGAGTTGGCTTCGTCGCAGAACCTCCGGGTAAGGGTGGCGTCTCTGCTGATGCTCCGTGCCTCGTCTCTGGATCAGAGGATAAGCCCGTCGATCGTCGCTGGCAACTGGAAACTTTGTCGCATGCGCGCGGTGACCGTCGACGCGGTCGGTCATCTCCCGACGACGACGCGGTGCGCCGCGCCGCGCGCATCAATGATCGCGCGCGCATCGCGTCTGTCATCGGCGGAATCACGCGGCGCCATCGACGAGCCGATCGGCGATCGCCGCGAGATCGATCAGCGCGTGCACGTCGTGGTCGCCCTCCGGGATCACCACGGTCGGGACGCCCGCCGGCATCGCGGCGGCCAGGCGCGCTGCGGCCGCGTCCTCGGCGGCGACCGCGGCCAGCGCGTCACGCCAGGCCTCGCCCAACCAGGCCCGCGCCGAGGCGGGGGTCGAGGCCAGCGCGTCGCCGATGTCGACGGCCGGCGGCCGCGGCTGGACCCGGTTGAGGACGACCGCCGCCAGCGGCGCGCCCAGCGCGCTCATCCGCGCGGCCAGCAGGTTGGTCTCGGCCAGGACCTGATCGCGCGGGCCGGCGACCAGCACGAACGCGGCGCCGGGATCGTGCAGCAGCGCTTGCGCCTGGGCCGCGCGCGCGGCCGCGGCGTCGACGAGCGCGTCGAGGGCCACGAAGAACGCGGTCGCGTCGTGCAGCGTGCGCGCGCCGGTCGCGCCCTCGAGCCGCCGGGCCACGAACCGCGCCAGCGCGCCCGCGGCGCTGACCGGCCGCGCCAGCGCGGCGACCACCCCGCGCTCGAACAGCGGCGCCAGCCGATCGGGCGCGCCGAGGAAGTCGAGCGCGTGCGCCGCGGGCGGCGTGTCGAGCACGACCAGATCGTAGCGCCCCGACTCGGTCAGCCGACACATCTCCTCGATCGCCATGTACTCGGTCGAGCCGGCGAACGAGGTCGACAGCGCCTGGTACAGCGGGTTGGCCAGGAGCGCCGTCGCCACCGCCGCGGTCGGCGCGTGCCGGCGCACGAACGCGTCCCAGGCCTGCCGCTGATCGAGCATGCCGGCGTCGAGCGTCCCGCTGAGGGTCAGGCCGGCCTCGTCGAGCGCGGCGGTCGGGACCGGCTCGCCGCCGGCGGCGAGCGTGGCCAGCCCGAGCGCGCGGGCCAGGGCCTGCGCGGGATCGATCGTCAGCACCATGACGCGGCGACCGCGGCGGGCCGCGGCCAGACCGACCGCCGCGGCGATCGTGGTCTTGCCGACGCCGCCGGTCCCGACCGTGACGATCAGCCGCCGTCGATCGATCACCTCGGCGATCACGACGCCGCCTCCGCCGCCGGCGCGATCAGCCGCCGATCGATCACCCCGGCGATCATGGCGCCGCCTCCGCCGCCGGCGCGATCAGCCGCCGTCGCTCGATCACCTCGGCGATCACGACGCCGCCTCCGCCACCAGCGGCGCCAGCGCCTGGGCCAGCGCCGCGCCCTCGGCGAACCACCGCTGCGGCAGCCGGGTCACGTCGACGCCCGCGGTCGTGACCAGCGCGGCGACGCCGCGCTCCTGCACCGCCGCCCACGACCGCGCGCGCCGACCGACCCGCGCCAGCGCCTGGGCGCCGTCGTCGGGGCGCGCCGCGAGCGCCGCGAGCGCCGCGTCGACGTCGGGCGGCGGCGGCGGGCGACACTGGTTCACGAGCACGGCGCCGAGCGGCAGCCCCAGCGCGCGCAGCCGCGCGATCACCTGGGCGGCCTCGGCCAGCGGCAGCGCCTCGGGCGTCGCGACGACGTGGACCGCGGTGCGCGGGTCCCGCAGCAGCGCCGCGTTGACCTCGGCCTCGCGGTGGACCCGGCCGCCGGCGAACGCGCGCTCGGCCGCGGCCGGCATGCGCAGGTGCTCGAGCGCGTGGCCCGACGCGCCGGCGTCGACGACGACGGCGTCCCAGCGCGGCCCGTCGCCGAGCCGCTGCAGCACCAGCTCGTCGCGGATCTTGCCCATCGCGAGCAGCTCGCGCACGCCCGGCGCGGCCGCGACGAACGCGCGGTACAGCGGGTGCGCCAGCACCGCGCGCCCGAGCCGGCCCAGGTGCATGCGCCGGGTCAGATACTCGGCCAGCGCCGCGGCGCCGTCGATGTACGTCACCGCCAGGCCCGGCGTGGCCAGCACCGGCGCGATCGCGCCGGGCGCCATCGGCCGGGTCGCGAGCACGCGGCACAGCCCGCCGGCCTCGCCCAGCTCGATCGCCAGCACGCGCCGCCCGCGCGCGGCCAGGCCCATCGCCAGCGCCGCCGCGATGGTCGACTTGCCCACCCCGCCCTTGCCGGTGACGAAGTGGAGGCTGCGGGTGATCATCGCGTCGGCACCGTAGTCACTGGCACGGGCGGTGCAAATCGACGTGGCGTCATGTCACAGCGCGCGATCCGAGCGTGGCGATGCGCAGCGCCCGCGGCAGCGGTGCGCACGCGCGCAAGCGGTTCGTGTGCGGAGGCGCGCACGTGAGCGCCCCGGTGCCGGTCCCGACCCTGCGGGCGCGCGGTCGTCGCGGGGACTACGACGCCATCGTGGTCGGCAGCGGCGTCGGCGGCTCGGTCACCGCCGGGCTCCTGGCCCACGGCGGCGCCCGCGTGCTGGTGCTCGAGAAGAACCCGGTGCTGGGCGGCATCCTGGCGTCGTACCGGCGCGCCGGCTGGAAGATCGACACCGGCAGCCACCTGATCTCGCGCGGCGACCGCGGCGCGCTGGCGCGGGCGCTGCGGCAGGCCGGGCTCGATCGGCCGCGCTTCCTGACCCACCCGATCCCGGTGCGGTCGCGCGGCATGTTCGAGATCACCGCCCCAGCGCACCGCCGCGGCCTGCTCGGCGTCGCGCTCGAGGCCGCGCGCGCGCTGCGGCTGCCGTGGCGCGATCGCGCGCGCCTGGCGCGGATGCTCGGCCAGGTGTTCACGCTCACCGAGTTCGAGCTGCGGCGCTGGGATCGCCGCACGCTCGATGAGTTCGTGCGCTCGCACACCGAGCACCCGGCGGCATACTTCCTGTTCAGCTTCCTCGCCAGCATCTTCTTCGTGCTGCCGCCGTGGCAGGTGTCCGCGGGCGAGGCCATCCGGTGCCTGCGCTGGGTGCTGGCCGCGTACCGGCTGTCCTACGTCGAGGGCGGCATGGACAGCCTCAGCCACGCGCTGCTCGGTCGGGTCGAGCCGGCCGGCGGCGACGTCGTCGTCGACGCCGAGGTCACGGCGATCCGACGCGCGGGCGCTCGCCTGACGGTCGCGACCGCCGACGGCGCCGAGTACACCGCGCCGGCGGTGGCGTGCAACCTGGCCCCGGCCGACGCGCTGGCGCTGGTCGAGGACGCCGAGGTGCCGCCGGCGTACCGCGCCCGCGTCGACGCGCTGGTGCCGTCGGGCAACGCCCACCAGCTCAAGCTCGGCCTGCGGCGGCCGCTGGTCACCGAGGGTTGCCTGATCGGCGGCGTCTCGCTCGACGGCCTGACGCTGGGCGACCTCACGATCGACCTGATGCGCCGCACCGTCGACTGCATCGACGCCGGCCGGGTGTCGGATCCGCTGGCGATCTACGCGCCGGTGCCGACCAACTACGATCCGTCGCTGGCGCCCGACGGCGGCCAGCTGATCGTCGCGAGCATCTACGGCCCGGTGCGCGCCGACCCGGCCGATCCGCCCGAGCGCTGGCGGGCGCGGGCGATGGCGGCGATGGCGCAGATCATCCCGGGCCTCGAGGACGAGCTGGTGTTCGCCGAGTGGACGCCGATCCCTGCGGTGGCGGCGTGGATGGGCAAGGCCAACCGCGGCGCGATCTGCACCGGCCAGGTGCCGGGTCAGGTCGGGCGCGATCGCCTGCCGGTGACCACGCCGGTGCCGGGGCTGTACCTGTGCGGCGACGGCGCCGGCGGGCGCGGCGTCGGCACCGAGCTGGCGGCGGCGTCCGCGATGGAGACGGTGGCGGCGATCGGCCGCGCGCGGGGGGCCGCGTGAGCGACCTCA from Myxococcales bacterium encodes the following:
- a CDS encoding ATP-binding domain-containing protein, yielding MSNAVTPGSPAAAIVAEEEHLLGQVQARAALGDDDEGPRATTDDVDADLVSLRDQISEARSEDLPPLIEQMTRLAALRGRLGGSRTLPIDLQSPYFAHIRLREHGKHRDVMIGKRGFIDRTSNVQIVDWRNAPVSRIYYRYEEGDDYEEEFAGRSLDGVVEARRNVSINKGALRRIGAPQGTYIKDARGTWQQAVGTMQPVLHGGMGKAARPVVATGGQKGKLGVHHGQQIRADKGLPEIAALIDKEQFELISHPESGIVVIQGGAGSGKTTVALHRVAYLNFADSRRFRANAMLFVVPSSALVRYVAGVLPALGVGNVPVVTYTGWARTTRMKLLPDTPIKYNDDPPETVSRVKKHPRFLSVLADLVAQQTATITVDIAAVAGVTDVVLSEWARLGKRALVPRLWGMLTWVRKSDHLDPSVRIALEGMLKRWRKRADDVVTDWAELLTDPVALAAGFAGVPDVSQRDLDRVVAWVKRQIAAPAKPVVDDDGVAVVAADGSTLGVDDDDPAGRVDDEDDPLFLRLIQLKRGGLFTPDGDELSYSHVAVDEAQDRSAIEIKVLVEAVHAPDGRADHRSVTIAGDTAQRLVFDNNFSGWADLLLQTGQPAIVRPLKLSYRSTAEVMLLAREVLGPELAPDEPLAARPGEPVELHEFGDIGEAVAFLSDALRNLMAREPTASCCVISRHPEQADAYHAGLARAEIPALRRVKRDEFSFQPGVDITDVTQVKGLEFDYVIMVEVNAQSYPDVHWARHLLHIGVTRAAHQLWLVSTTEPSSLVPQALRDGGRMTVG
- a CDS encoding homogentisate 1,2-dioxygenase, producing the protein MLDRIVAGEVPAKHHIALRGADGALRYEECFTRDGFDGPFTILYHLRRPHLQQPAVVSHGWTAPTLDDGRALAKHHYRSGGVARVGGAPIDAFVPVLHNPDLVCGVAFPDAPDPVYVANADGDTLIYVHAGGGTLVTALGDLTFTAGDYVCVPRALQHRLVPTAAPQHWLWFELDDLHLLKQWRNGVGQLRMDAPYCHRDFQRPVFAGPRDEGIRQLVVKRGGRWHGFEVDASPLDVVGWDGSVYPWVFPIRAFQPRVSSVHLPPTWHGTFGAKGALVCSFVPRLVDFHPDAIPCPYPHSSPSCDELIFYCDGNFTSRRGVGPGSISHHPAGIPHGPHPGSYERSIGATRTDELAVMVDTFKPLAATAAARAVEDPDYMKSFL
- a CDS encoding ArsA family ATPase, translating into MIAEVIDRRRLIVTVGTGGVGKTTIAAAVGLAAARRGRRVMVLTIDPAQALARALGLATLAAGGEPVPTAALDEAGLTLSGTLDAGMLDQRQAWDAFVRRHAPTAAVATALLANPLYQALSTSFAGSTEYMAIEEMCRLTESGRYDLVVLDTPPAAHALDFLGAPDRLAPLFERGVVAALARPVSAAGALARFVARRLEGATGARTLHDATAFFVALDALVDAAAARAAQAQALLHDPGAAFVLVAGPRDQVLAETNLLAARMSALGAPLAAVVLNRVQPRPPAVDIGDALASTPASARAWLGEAWRDALAAVAAEDAAAARLAAAMPAGVPTVVIPEGDHDVHALIDLAAIADRLVDGAA
- a CDS encoding P-loop NTPase; the encoded protein is MITRSLHFVTGKGGVGKSTIAAALAMGLAARGRRVLAIELGEAGGLCRVLATRPMAPGAIAPVLATPGLAVTYIDGAAALAEYLTRRMHLGRLGRAVLAHPLYRAFVAAAPGVRELLAMGKIRDELVLQRLGDGPRWDAVVVDAGASGHALEHLRMPAAAERAFAGGRVHREAEVNAALLRDPRTAVHVVATPEALPLAEAAQVIARLRALGLPLGAVLVNQCRPPPPPDVDAALAALAARPDDGAQALARVGRRARSWAAVQERGVAALVTTAGVDVTRLPQRWFAEGAALAQALAPLVAEAAS
- a CDS encoding NAD(P)/FAD-dependent oxidoreductase, which encodes MAMRSARGSGAHARKRFVCGGAHVSAPVPVPTLRARGRRGDYDAIVVGSGVGGSVTAGLLAHGGARVLVLEKNPVLGGILASYRRAGWKIDTGSHLISRGDRGALARALRQAGLDRPRFLTHPIPVRSRGMFEITAPAHRRGLLGVALEAARALRLPWRDRARLARMLGQVFTLTEFELRRWDRRTLDEFVRSHTEHPAAYFLFSFLASIFFVLPPWQVSAGEAIRCLRWVLAAYRLSYVEGGMDSLSHALLGRVEPAGGDVVVDAEVTAIRRAGARLTVATADGAEYTAPAVACNLAPADALALVEDAEVPPAYRARVDALVPSGNAHQLKLGLRRPLVTEGCLIGGVSLDGLTLGDLTIDLMRRTVDCIDAGRVSDPLAIYAPVPTNYDPSLAPDGGQLIVASIYGPVRADPADPPERWRARAMAAMAQIIPGLEDELVFAEWTPIPAVAAWMGKANRGAICTGQVPGQVGRDRLPVTTPVPGLYLCGDGAGGRGVGTELAAASAMETVAAIGRARGAA